The nucleotide sequence GTTTCGGGTTATGTGAGGATAACTGATTCTAACGATTTCTTTTTCGTAAAGATTTTTCGATAGCAGTTTTAAGGCTTATCAGATTGACAGGTTTGTTAAAAATATATTCCACACCGAGTTCGGTATATTCCTGAATTTCTGCACGATCAATTTCACCGGAAAGAATAATTATAGGTATAGTTTCTTTTAGATTATTCTTTATTAGTTCATGAACCAATGCCAGCCCACCCATTATCGGCATTTTGTGTTCCGTAATTACAAGCGCCGGTGGAGATTGAATAATGCGGTCGAGTGCTTCTTTACCATTTGAAACAATATTAATAGCATAATCAGTTGTGATGTTTATGAGAACTTTTGAGTAGAACATACGTTCTCTTGTATTCGGATCAACAAGAAGAATTTTCGTTGATGCAACAGGAATTGTAAAAATAAATTCAGTTCCTCTGCCAAATTCACTTTTGACTTCTATTGAACCACCGTGCTTATCAATAATATCCTTTACAAGCGAAAGTCCAAGCCCGCTTCCTTTTTCCCCGGCAGTTCCCTCAGATGTAAATTTCGTATCTATGCTGAAAAGTTTATCCAGGTTGTTTGCCTTTATTCCGATACCGGTATCTTTCACTGAAAAAGTGATAAACCTTGATGTTGCAGACGTATTTACTGATACCATAATCCTGTCACCAAGTTTTGTAAACTTCACAGCATTAGAAAAAAGATTATTAAAAACCTGAAGGATTAGATTTTTATCTCCGAAAATATGAAGCGCGGGATCGACAAGATTTTCTATCTCAACGCCTTTTTTAAGTGCAGTGCCAGATACTGTACTTATTGAGCTCTCAATTATTTCCCTTGCATTAAGTTTTTCAGGTTCAAATTTTATTCTGCCTGTTTGAAGTCTTGTCCAATCGAGCATTGAGTTTACCAGCGCAAGCATTGATTTTGAAGAATCTTGTATATATGAGATGTATTGCTGTCGTTCAACATCTGAAAGAGATTCATCCTCAAGAAGTAAATCAGTGAAACCAAGTATTGAGCTGAAAGGTGCACGCAAATCGTGAGAAATTATAGATAAAAATCTATCTTTAGCATCATTAAGTTTTTTAAGATTTGCAGCCGATTGCTTTAGTTCTTCCTCGGCTTTTTTATTAAATGTAATATCACTTACCAATCCATAAATTTTTTGGATCTGTCCATTTTCATTACGAGTGAAATTAATTTTGTTTCTTACCCAAACGATATTTCCTGATTTATTAATTATTCTTAGCTCGAATTCTCCAGCAGATTGTTTTTCGCTTTTCCAGAGGAATGCTAATCTTTTCTTCATATCCGTGAAGTCATCCGGATGAACTATCTTTAAAAAGAGCCTGTGGTCACTTAAAAAGTCAGCCTGTGAGTAACCCGTTATTTTTTCAATTGCTGATGAAAAATATGTAGGCATCATTTTACCTTCATAAAGTTCAAAGGTATAGAGTAAGTCATCAATGTTTTCGGCAATATTTCTGAATTTCTGTTCAGAATCTTTTACAGCTTCCTGCATCCGTTTACGTTCACTAATATCTTCGGCGACAAAAATAAGATAAGGTTTTTCTACGTGCTCAAGTTTGAAAGAATAGAATTCTGCATAGAAAGAAGACCCATCTTTTTTCCTGGCAAGAAATTCAATTCTATTTTTTGATATTAATGATTCTCGTATTGATTTTTGAAAATCGAGAACGTGCGGAATACTCTCTTCCGTAACCAGCTCGAGAATATTTCTGTATTCAAGTTCCTTTCCGCTATCATAACCAAAAATCTTTGCAAAGGAATCATTCGCCGTTGTGATAACTTCGTCAAGTTCAATAGCCATTCCATCATTTGAAGAACTGAACAACGATTTGTATATATCATCATCCATCGGCTTCAGTTCATAAAGCGCTTTATCAAGGTAACAATTTACAGTAAATAATTTTTCATCAATTACTTCAGCAGCTTCCAGTATTAATAGGAAATCACTCAAACTCTGATTAGGTTTTTTGAACTTTACAGGGAGTGATTTTTTTGTGCCATATTCCAGAACAGAAATTTCTTTTTTTATTGCGGTGATGTTTTCATCAGCAAGGAAAGTGAAAAAATTGCTGAAGAGGATTTCATTTTTCTTAAGTCCGATTAATGAAGCGAATGCTGAATTAACTGAAATTATTGAACCTTCAATACCAATCCTGCACATTGGTTGTGAAATTTCTCTTATTGGTTCTTGTTCTTGATGGTTTTTCCATGTCTGTCGAACGACCGCTGTATCAAGCTTAATTCTGCTGCAAAGCACAATTGCTGCGGCGTTAACATCCTGACCGCGATAGAAATTCAGTTTAACCGGAAATCTTTCAAAACTTTCTTTTAAAAGAAAAGTAATTATCTCACAAGTATTATCCTCGTTCAATTGTTGAATAACATAGAGTAATTCATCTTTGTTCATTGCAGGGAACAAATCATTAAAAGAGAGATTAGACTCAGTTCTTTTTCTGCCACTGATATTTTCAAATTGTTTATCCCAATCGAAAATAGTTCCATCACCATTGATTAAAAAGATACCGCTTTCTTTTCTCCGGGAAATTTCCTGGTAATATTCAAGTTTGCGCAATTTTTCAACCATTGCATCAATCTCCTCTGGAGGAAGAGGACTCTCTTTGAAGATCAGATAAAGAATCTGAACAAAACCATTTTCCCCGATTACAGGTTCTATAGTACAGTCATAACGTTTTTTATTATTATTGCTGCCAAATTCAAGTTTGATAAATTGTGCTCTGCCAAATTGGGCTGCAGTATTAAATGAATCAGTTATTTTTTGCTGATGTTGCAGATTGAAAATCTCTTTTATATTTCTGCCTGTAATTTCTCTTCTTGAAAGATTCGCCTGTTGAATCTCTTTTCCTGAGGAATATTTTATATCACCTCTCGCATCGGTTACAATAAGAAACATCTCTTCCTTATCAATAGAATCTGTAGGCAGTTTCAATTGCGATGTATCAGCATTTTCAGGTAAGAACTCTAGGTTTTCAATAATTAACATCCCGCCTATTATGCTATCATCTTCAAAAATGGGTGAGCCTTTAGCTATCAATGAAATAAGTCTTCCATCATTAGCTTTGATATGTTTGATTTCTTTTTCGAATGGCTTTCCTTTAACCGCTGCTTTAAGATCTTCAATGATATTTATCGGAGGGAAAATATTATACTTGAAAATATTTATGTTCAAGAGTGAAGTGTTGAATTGATGTAGCAGACCCATCTTATGGAAATTCTGATTAATAAACTCCACTCTTCCATGAGAAGAGAATGTAAGAATCCCCAGCGGAATCTGGTCTATGAGTATTTCCGTACTCTGTTGCAAAAAAAATTGCCCACACTAAATAGTTTGAAAAGCAGATTTAACGTGCATTTACAGCAATTATAGTGCTAATCGGTAAAAATTTTTTCATAATTTTTTTGTTTAAAAATCACTTTGCTAACTAAATTCGATTTTAATAAAACATTCGTGAAAGTCCTTCAAAAAAACAAAATAATTATAACTTTAAGCGAAATGATTCATCATCAAAAAAGATTTTACTTGCTTGTTGATAACAATGTTTGTCGTCTCAGAATGATATGTTTTATTATGTTAACGTAGCAAAATAAGAAAGAATTCAGGTAGTCAAACCCAGAATTGTCAGAGACATAAATTAGAAAAATTTCCTTAAATTTTAGTTAGAAATATTAATAATTCCGTGTGTTGTGTTAAATAAATTTTTCCAAACAATCGGCAGGAGATCATTAGCTTTTCTTGAAGAGACCGGGCAGATATTCCTGATGCTTTTTGGAATTATTAAGAGTTTAAAAAGTCTTCATCGCACAAGAAAAGAAGTGATGTTTCAGATGCAGCACATCGGCGTAGATTCATTACCGTTAGTTGTAATCATTGCAACATTCACCGGTGCAGTTGCTGCGTGGCAAGCTGCGTATCAATTAAAAGGAATAGCTCCGCTCTCGCTTTTGGGCGGAACTACAAGCCGAGCCATTATCACTGAGTTAGGTCCGGTTTTAACGGGAATTGTTATTGCAGGAAGAGTCGGTGCATCCATAGCCGCAGAACTTGGAACTATGAAAGTTACAGAGCAAATAGATGCACTTGAAATTATGGCAATTGATCCGGTAAGATATTTAGCAATGCCAAGATTCCTCGCCGCAATTTTAATGATGCCCGTGCTGGTTATATTTGCAAACACAATTGCAGTTGCCGGTGCGTATGTTGTTTCCGATTATTTTTTGCAAGTTCCCTATGGTGTATTCTTTGGTTCAGTGCGACAATTTTTTGAATTTTCTGACCTTACGGGAGGTCTGATTAAAACAGTTGTATTTGGCGGTGTTACTTCACTGCTCGGTTGCCATATAGGATTTAAAACTTCCGGCGGTGCTGAAGGTGTTGGTCTTTCAACAATCCGATCATTTGTGCTTTCTGCGGCACTTATTTTAATACTTGATTACTTTTTGTGGACATTGCTTTTTTAAGTGAATATTCATTAAATATTTTAATGTGATGTTTGTCAATTTGGAGTTTAAATTCTCAACAAAATTGAGTACCATTAATTATCAATTAAGAAAATTCTGGAGTAAACAATGGAACCAATTCAATTCAATTTAAAAGAAAGAAAATACAAAGTTAACCTTCCTGAATCTCTTGGTTTCGGCAAAATTTTTACCGACCACATGTTTGAAATGGATTATAATGAAAAGAATGGTTGGCATAATCCAATTATACGACCAGTTGACGAATTACCAGTTCATCCGGCGTCAATGTTTATTCATTATGGTCAGGCTGTATTTGAAGGATTAAAAGCATTCAAACAGGATTCTGGTGATATAGTAATTTTTAGACCTGATAAACATTTTGAAAGATTAAATAATTCTTCAAGACGAATTTGTATCCCTGAGATTGATATCAACTTTGCAATTGAAGCGCTTAAAGAATTAATCAATGTCGATAAAGATTGGATTCCGATAAAGCATGGTGAAGCACTTTATATCAGACCTTTCATTTTTGGTTCTGATCCCTTTCTTGGTGTTAAGCCTGCAAAAGAATATAAATTTATTCTGTTGTTATCACCTGTTGGCGCATATTATCCCGAAGGATTTAAACCCGTAAAAATTTTAGTAACAGATGAATATGTGAGAGCAGCACCTAAGGGATTAGGTGAATGTAAAACGCCAGCTAATTATGCTGCAAGTCTTCTTGCTGGTCAGGAAGCTATTAAACGAGGATTCACTCAGGTCTTGTGGCTTGATGGAGTTTACCAGAAATACATCGAAGAAGTCGGAACGATGAACATCTTTATAAATTTTAAAGATGAAGTTGTAACACCAAAACTTAATGGAACAATCCTGCCAGGAGTTACCAGAAGATCAGTTATTGACATTCTGAAAGAATGGAAGATGAATATTGTTGAAAGAGAAATTTCAATTGATGAAGTAGTTGAAGCTTATGATACAGGTAAACTACTTGGTCTTTTTGGAACAGGAACAGCAGCTATAATTTCATCGGTTGGCTGGTTAACTTACAAAAACAAACAAATGGTTTTCAATAATGGAAAACCGGGCGAATTGGATCTGAAACTTTTTAATGAGCTCACCTCAATTCATTATGGAGAGAAGAAAGATGTTCACGGTTGGTTGATGCCAGTTGAACAAAAAGAAGTTGTTTTCTCGTAAAATCAATTATTGGGCAGAATGAAATGATTCTTCTGCCCAACTACTAAGCGATCCCCACCTCTGGTTCAATAATTTTATAAAAAGTACTTGACAAGTGGTCAAATGTGCACTATATTTGCAGTGAACAATTGAGCACTATAATGAAAAATAAATTAACAGACAGGCAAGAAGAAATACTAACTTTTATCCGACAATTCACTAATGAAGCCGGGTATCCTCCGACACTCAGGGAAATCGCCAGAAATTTTCAGATCTCTTCAACGTTTGGAGTAAAGAGACACCTTGATGCTTTGGTAAAGAAAGGGTTCATTAACATTGAAAGCAATGCAAGCAGGGGAATCTCTTTTATCAAAAAGAATGTTGATGAAACGGGGGAACTGACAGCAAGAGATGAAAATATTTTTATAAAAATTCCAATTCTCGGTCGTGTCGCAGCAGGACTTCCCATTAATGCTGTGGAAAATTTAGAGGGTTCATTAGTTGTAGATCCATCTTTTCTTAAAAAAGTTGAAGATGCGTTTGCACTTCGTGTAAAAGGAGACAGCATGATAAATGCTGGTATTAATGACAGGGATTTAGTTATTGTCTCACCAAAGGAACAGGCGAAGAATGGTGATATAGTAGTTGCCATGTTAAATGATGAGACTACAGTAAAGAAATTCGAATATATAAATAATAAAATCAGATTGATCGCAGAAAACAACTCCTACAAACCAATTGATGTAAAAACCACAGATGAATTCAGACTAATTGGGAAAGTAAAAGGTGTTGTGCGATGGTTAAATTAACAGGAGTCAAAATGAAGACAGATATTTTCATTCAAGCAATTAAAAACAGATATAATCTTCAATTTCTTTATGGTTTGGAAGAATTCAATATTGAGCCATACTACATTTCAAAGAATACTTTTGGAAGAAAAATAATTTATGGTCGGATCAAAAATACAAATGAGGTTCGCAAATTTGAATATAATAGAATTGCAAATATTCGAATTGTAAACTCATTCAGATTTTCACCGGTTATTCCATTAAACTCTTTTGCTTCCTAAGGAGATAAAAATTCATGAACACTTCAGAAAAAAAAGCAATTGATCTTCTGGTAAATGAATTCTGGCGACTTGGTTATTTTACTTTGAGCAGAAGACTTGGTACCTATCTTCCCGAACCATCAAATATTGGCAGATTCTCTGTTGATGTAATTGGAAGACTTAAAGAAAAGTATGCAATTGGAATTACTCTCACCAAAGAAGATATTTTCAATTCTGATTTAATTGAAAAGATCAACTATCTTGCTTCCAGAAAAAGTAAAGCAACTGATAAATCGATACTATTATTAATCGGCGTGCCAGATGAATACTTTAAACAAGTAAAAGAAATTTTATCCTATGTTGATGACAAGATTATAAAAAATATAAAGCTTACGAGAATCGTTGAGCATGAAGAAATTAATAAACGAAATTATAAATTGAAGCAAGAACCGATTTTCTCCTGAGATTAAATTTCCCACTATGATTATTGCCTTTCTTCCCACCTATGCAATCCTAATATTCTGAACACTGGATTTTAATTTAGTGTGTATTATTCATTTTCCTTGATTTATTAGCGAACCCGCTATAATTTTACAGGCTTCATCAATTAAATAAATTTAAGATTGGCAAGAAAAACATCACAATCTGATAAATCCCTTCAGGAGGAACTGAAGAGAAGCGGTGAAATACCTACCCATATTGCAATAATTATGGATGGAAATGGAAGATGGGCTAAAAAACGTGGATTACCACGTGTTGCCGGGCATCGAAAAGGTGTAGAGACTGTAAGAGAAATTGTAGAAGTTTGTGCTGAGATAGGAGTACAATATCTGACACTTTACACATTCTCAACAGAAAACTGGAAAAGACCCAAGGATGAGGTCTCAACATTAATGAGACTTTTACTTAAAAGTCTTAAGGATAGACTCGATGAGCTTAATAAAAATAATATAAAACTAACCTGTATTGGAAACATTGAATCTCTTCCGGACGTCGTACAGCAGCAGCTTTTTAAAGATATTGAAAGAACCAAAAATAATAAGCGAATGACATTAAATCTTGCTCTGAGCTATAGTGGTCGATGGGAACTTTTGGAAGCTGTAAAAAATATTTCAAAAAAAATTGCGGAAGGTAAAATTTCTGCTGATACTATTTCTGAAAAAACTATTTCTGATCACTTGACAACTAAAAACATACCCGATCCCGATCTTCTAATCAGAACGAGTGGAGAATTTAGAGTAAGTAATTTTCTGCTCTGGCAAATAGCTTATTCAGAATTTGTGATCCTTGATGTTTATTGGCCGGATTTTTCCAGGGAACATCTTTACAATGCTATCAGGCAATACCAAAAACGAGAGCGCAGATTTGGTAAAGTAAGCGAACAAATTATTAGCTCATCAAACGAATTACATAACAAGGATTAAACTTTTGTTGTTATATAGATCGCTAATAATTTTCTTTGTCATTTTTCTATCGATAAATTCATTCCCACAGGGAACTCAAAAGAGTTATAAAATTTTAGGTATATCTGTTGAAGGCAACAAATCTGCAGATGCTACAACGATAATTGCAAACAGCGGATTAAAAGTTGGAAGTGAGATTCAAGTACCCGGTGATCAAACTTTGAGTGCAATCAGACAACTCTGGACACTAAATATTTTTTCAGATATTCAAATTCTGATTGAAAGAGAAATTTCCGAAGGTGTTTTTCTTCTCATTAAAGTTGAAGAATATCCCCGCCTTGAAAAAGTTGTAATTGAAGGTAATGATGAAATAGATACAGAAGACATCGAGAGCAAAGTAACTTTTCTTCGAGGAACTGTAATTTCTCCGCAGTCCATCGCAAAACTAAAATTAAGAATAAAAGATCTTTATGCTGAGGAAGGATTTTTAAACGCTGAAATAAAAGATGACATTTTTGAGTTTGTCACTGCTGATACAGTTGATGATGAAATTACAGTTTACTGGAGGAATAAAAAAGATTTCTCAGATGAGTACAACTTCACCTATGAAAGCAGCGATCTGATTTACTCTAACCTTATCGAAAGAATTAAAGACAGAGTATTATTAAAATTAACCATAAATGAAGGTAACGAGGTAGTCGTACGGGAAATTGATTTTAGCGGCAATACTGTATTCGATAGTGATGAACTTGCAGGAGAAATGGAAGAAACATCTATAGCAAAATGGTGGAAGTTCTGGTCGAGTGCTCAATTCAAACCTAAAGAATTTGAAAAAGATAAACAACTTGTAGTAGATTTTTATAAGAAGAATGGTTATCGTGATGCAGAAATCCTGAGCGATTCGCTCGATTATTTTAATGACAATAAAGACTTAAAAATTCTTATCAATGTATATGAGGGACCTCAGTACATGATTAGAAATATTACGTGGGAAGGTAACACGGTCTATCCGGATTATGTACTAAATGAAAGACTCGATTTTGCAAAAGGTGATGTCTATGATTATGAAAAGTTCCAGCAAAATCTACGTGGAAACGAAGCGCAAACAGATATTTCTGCATTATATCTTGATAATGGTTACCTTACATTCAATGCACAGGCAGAAGAAAAAAGAGTAAGCACTGATTCAATTGATATTCATATTCGTGTTGAAGAACGAAATCAGTTCAGAGTTTCACGTGTTGAAATCGAAGGTAATACAAAAACGAAGGATAAAGTTATAAGAAGAGAACTTTATACTATTCCGGGAGATTATTTTAACCGCGCTTTTTTATTCAGAAGTGTTCAGCAGCTTGCCAATCTTCAATACTTCAGTGCGGAAAAATTATATGGTCCCGGAGGAATCGATACCAGGCTTGAAAGTGACAGCACAGTTGCGGTCGTTTTCAACGTGGAGGAGAAATCAAGTGATTACCTTAATGCATCAGTTGGGTATAGCGGTGCATTCGGCTTCAGCGGATCAATTGGAGTTACACTGACAAATTTTTCCATCACAGAACCTTTCTCACTTGGCGGTGGTCAGATTTTAAACTTCAATTGGCAGTTTGGCTTTGGTAATATCTACAGAACCTTTACGGTCGGTTTCACTGAACCGTGGATGTTCGACACTCCGACCTCTGCTGGTGTTGATGTATTCGATACACGTCAGCAGTATGTTTACGATTTGCGTCAGACAGGTGCTACTTTAAGAGTTGGCAGAAGATTAAAATGGCCTGACGATTTCTTTTATGTCCAGGGAAGATTCAGATACCAATATAACAATGTCATCGAAGGACAACAATATTACCAGGAAGGAGTAACGCATCAATATACTCTTGGTGCAACATTTAGCAGAAGAAATATTGATAATCCAATCTTCCCTTCACAGGGATCCTCTTATACTCTTGATTTGGAAATTTCCGGTGGACCATTTTTACCTGGTGATGTCGATTATCATAAAAACACTTTCAAAGCTGAATGGTACAAACGTCTGTTCAATACTAACAGACTGGTATTTTATACGGTTGCTGATTTTGGTTACATTGATGAAATCGTAAAAGGAACACCGATCCAGCCATTTGAATTTTTTTATATGGGTGGTAATGGTTTAGTAATTTCAACTGTATCGCTGAGAGGATATCCTGATAGAAGTGTCGGTCCGAGAAATGTTTTCGGACAAGTGATTGGCGGAAGAGTTTTTGATAAGATTGGAGCCGAACTTCGTTTTGCCGTAACACTTGAACCTATTCCGTTGTACTTGCTTACTTTTGCGGAAGCGGGAAATGTTTTTGAAAGTTTTGATAAAACAGATATTTTTGATATGAGGAGATCTGCAGGTGTGGGGGCTAGAATTTTAATCAATCCTATCGGTTTAATCGGCTTCGATTTTGGTTATGGTTTTGATCGTAAAATTGTTGATGGCAGAGACCCAGAATGGCTCTTCCATTTTCAGTTTGGTAAAGGATTTTAGTTTAACTCAATTTAAAATAACATAAGGAAACAAACTGTGAGAAATTTTCTTTTAATTGTATTCGTGCTTTTCAGCGCTTCTGTTTTTGCGCAAAATAATCAGAAAATTGGTTATGTGGATTCTCAGGTAATACTAACTCAACTTCCGGAAGCAATTAAAGCACAAAGTGATCTTGATGCATTAACAAAAATTTGGTCTGATCAGCTTGATTCGATGACGCTCGGATATCAACAATTACTCACTGACTATCAGAAGCAAGCAGCTACTATGACCGACGAGCAGAAGTTATCTAAACAACAGGAACTTATCGCAATGGAACAAAATATTCTTGGTTTCAGAAATAAGAAATTCGGTCAGCCAAACGGAGAAATTTACCTTAAGCAGGAAGAAATTTTTGAACCCGTTAAAAGAAAAATATATGCTGGAATTGAACAGGTTGCAAAGAGTGAAGGTATGCAGTTTGTGTTTGATAAAAGCGGAGATATCGTTCTTTTGTACGCTGATGCTGCATTCGACATTACCTTTAAGGTTCTTGACAACCTTAAAAGGGGCAAATAATTTCATTTATTTTAATAACCAGGTTCTTTCTTTTTGTGGAAGAACCTGTAATTAAAAATTTTAACTCCACGGAGTCACTATGAAATTGATTCTCTTCTCATTGTTTTTATTCTTACCATTTTACTCATTCGTAAGCCTTGCTCAATTAAAAATCGGATATGTTGATTCTGATACGATCATGGATAATTATCCGGATATACAGGATGCACGACAACAGCTTGATGCTCTTGTGCAGGAGTGGCAAACTGAAGTAAGAAAAATGGAATCCGACCTCAAAGTAAAGCAGGATGATTACGAAAAAAGAAAACTGATAATGACTGAACAAACAAGCTCGGAAGCTTTAGCAGAAATTACCAAACTGCAAAAAGAAATTTCTGATTACCGTGATAAAAAATTCGGAGCGAACGGAGAACTCTTCCAAAAACAAAATGATGTGATGAAACCAATTCAGAATAAAATATTCACCATCATTCAGCAAATTGCATCAGAAGAAAATCTGGATTTTGTTTTTGACAGAAGTGGGGATATCCTTTTCCTTTTTGCAAAACCTGAGTATGACCTGACAGCAAAAGTTATTGAAAGATTAAAACTTGAGTAAAAATATCAACATCAAACTTTCGGAAATTGCTAAACTAATCAATGGTAAAATTATTGGCAATCCAGACTTACGTATCAATTCTCTCGCACGAATTGATGAAGCA is from Ignavibacteriota bacterium and encodes:
- a CDS encoding PAS domain S-box protein gives rise to the protein MQQSTEILIDQIPLGILTFSSHGRVEFINQNFHKMGLLHQFNTSLLNINIFKYNIFPPINIIEDLKAAVKGKPFEKEIKHIKANDGRLISLIAKGSPIFEDDSIIGGMLIIENLEFLPENADTSQLKLPTDSIDKEEMFLIVTDARGDIKYSSGKEIQQANLSRREITGRNIKEIFNLQHQQKITDSFNTAAQFGRAQFIKLEFGSNNNKKRYDCTIEPVIGENGFVQILYLIFKESPLPPEEIDAMVEKLRKLEYYQEISRRKESGIFLINGDGTIFDWDKQFENISGRKRTESNLSFNDLFPAMNKDELLYVIQQLNEDNTCEIITFLLKESFERFPVKLNFYRGQDVNAAAIVLCSRIKLDTAVVRQTWKNHQEQEPIREISQPMCRIGIEGSIISVNSAFASLIGLKKNEILFSNFFTFLADENITAIKKEISVLEYGTKKSLPVKFKKPNQSLSDFLLILEAAEVIDEKLFTVNCYLDKALYELKPMDDDIYKSLFSSSNDGMAIELDEVITTANDSFAKIFGYDSGKELEYRNILELVTEESIPHVLDFQKSIRESLISKNRIEFLARKKDGSSFYAEFYSFKLEHVEKPYLIFVAEDISERKRMQEAVKDSEQKFRNIAENIDDLLYTFELYEGKMMPTYFSSAIEKITGYSQADFLSDHRLFLKIVHPDDFTDMKKRLAFLWKSEKQSAGEFELRIINKSGNIVWVRNKINFTRNENGQIQKIYGLVSDITFNKKAEEELKQSAANLKKLNDAKDRFLSIISHDLRAPFSSILGFTDLLLEDESLSDVERQQYISYIQDSSKSMLALVNSMLDWTRLQTGRIKFEPEKLNAREIIESSISTVSGTALKKGVEIENLVDPALHIFGDKNLILQVFNNLFSNAVKFTKLGDRIMVSVNTSATSRFITFSVKDTGIGIKANNLDKLFSIDTKFTSEGTAGEKGSGLGLSLVKDIIDKHGGSIEVKSEFGRGTEFIFTIPVASTKILLVDPNTRERMFYSKVLINITTDYAINIVSNGKEALDRIIQSPPALVITEHKMPIMGGLALVHELIKNNLKETIPIIILSGEIDRAEIQEYTELGVEYIFNKPVNLISLKTAIEKSLRKRNR
- a CDS encoding ABC transporter permease, translated to MLNKFFQTIGRRSLAFLEETGQIFLMLFGIIKSLKSLHRTRKEVMFQMQHIGVDSLPLVVIIATFTGAVAAWQAAYQLKGIAPLSLLGGTTSRAIITELGPVLTGIVIAGRVGASIAAELGTMKVTEQIDALEIMAIDPVRYLAMPRFLAAILMMPVLVIFANTIAVAGAYVVSDYFLQVPYGVFFGSVRQFFEFSDLTGGLIKTVVFGGVTSLLGCHIGFKTSGGAEGVGLSTIRSFVLSAALILILDYFLWTLLF
- a CDS encoding branched-chain amino acid aminotransferase, whose translation is MEPIQFNLKERKYKVNLPESLGFGKIFTDHMFEMDYNEKNGWHNPIIRPVDELPVHPASMFIHYGQAVFEGLKAFKQDSGDIVIFRPDKHFERLNNSSRRICIPEIDINFAIEALKELINVDKDWIPIKHGEALYIRPFIFGSDPFLGVKPAKEYKFILLLSPVGAYYPEGFKPVKILVTDEYVRAAPKGLGECKTPANYAASLLAGQEAIKRGFTQVLWLDGVYQKYIEEVGTMNIFINFKDEVVTPKLNGTILPGVTRRSVIDILKEWKMNIVEREISIDEVVEAYDTGKLLGLFGTGTAAIISSVGWLTYKNKQMVFNNGKPGELDLKLFNELTSIHYGEKKDVHGWLMPVEQKEVVFS
- the lexA gene encoding transcriptional repressor LexA translates to MKNKLTDRQEEILTFIRQFTNEAGYPPTLREIARNFQISSTFGVKRHLDALVKKGFINIESNASRGISFIKKNVDETGELTARDENIFIKIPILGRVAAGLPINAVENLEGSLVVDPSFLKKVEDAFALRVKGDSMINAGINDRDLVIVSPKEQAKNGDIVVAMLNDETTVKKFEYINNKIRLIAENNSYKPIDVKTTDEFRLIGKVKGVVRWLN
- a CDS encoding isoprenyl transferase, yielding MARKTSQSDKSLQEELKRSGEIPTHIAIIMDGNGRWAKKRGLPRVAGHRKGVETVREIVEVCAEIGVQYLTLYTFSTENWKRPKDEVSTLMRLLLKSLKDRLDELNKNNIKLTCIGNIESLPDVVQQQLFKDIERTKNNKRMTLNLALSYSGRWELLEAVKNISKKIAEGKISADTISEKTISDHLTTKNIPDPDLLIRTSGEFRVSNFLLWQIAYSEFVILDVYWPDFSREHLYNAIRQYQKRERRFGKVSEQIISSSNELHNKD
- the bamA gene encoding outer membrane protein assembly factor BamA translates to MTRIKLLLLYRSLIIFFVIFLSINSFPQGTQKSYKILGISVEGNKSADATTIIANSGLKVGSEIQVPGDQTLSAIRQLWTLNIFSDIQILIEREISEGVFLLIKVEEYPRLEKVVIEGNDEIDTEDIESKVTFLRGTVISPQSIAKLKLRIKDLYAEEGFLNAEIKDDIFEFVTADTVDDEITVYWRNKKDFSDEYNFTYESSDLIYSNLIERIKDRVLLKLTINEGNEVVVREIDFSGNTVFDSDELAGEMEETSIAKWWKFWSSAQFKPKEFEKDKQLVVDFYKKNGYRDAEILSDSLDYFNDNKDLKILINVYEGPQYMIRNITWEGNTVYPDYVLNERLDFAKGDVYDYEKFQQNLRGNEAQTDISALYLDNGYLTFNAQAEEKRVSTDSIDIHIRVEERNQFRVSRVEIEGNTKTKDKVIRRELYTIPGDYFNRAFLFRSVQQLANLQYFSAEKLYGPGGIDTRLESDSTVAVVFNVEEKSSDYLNASVGYSGAFGFSGSIGVTLTNFSITEPFSLGGGQILNFNWQFGFGNIYRTFTVGFTEPWMFDTPTSAGVDVFDTRQQYVYDLRQTGATLRVGRRLKWPDDFFYVQGRFRYQYNNVIEGQQYYQEGVTHQYTLGATFSRRNIDNPIFPSQGSSYTLDLEISGGPFLPGDVDYHKNTFKAEWYKRLFNTNRLVFYTVADFGYIDEIVKGTPIQPFEFFYMGGNGLVISTVSLRGYPDRSVGPRNVFGQVIGGRVFDKIGAELRFAVTLEPIPLYLLTFAEAGNVFESFDKTDIFDMRRSAGVGARILINPIGLIGFDFGYGFDRKIVDGRDPEWLFHFQFGKGF
- a CDS encoding OmpH family outer membrane protein, encoding MRNFLLIVFVLFSASVFAQNNQKIGYVDSQVILTQLPEAIKAQSDLDALTKIWSDQLDSMTLGYQQLLTDYQKQAATMTDEQKLSKQQELIAMEQNILGFRNKKFGQPNGEIYLKQEEIFEPVKRKIYAGIEQVAKSEGMQFVFDKSGDIVLLYADAAFDITFKVLDNLKRGK
- a CDS encoding OmpH family outer membrane protein, whose product is MKLILFSLFLFLPFYSFVSLAQLKIGYVDSDTIMDNYPDIQDARQQLDALVQEWQTEVRKMESDLKVKQDDYEKRKLIMTEQTSSEALAEITKLQKEISDYRDKKFGANGELFQKQNDVMKPIQNKIFTIIQQIASEENLDFVFDRSGDILFLFAKPEYDLTAKVIERLKLE